From Draconibacterium halophilum, one genomic window encodes:
- a CDS encoding DUF368 domain-containing protein: MNRSAKDYLTLVLKGMGMGAADVVPGVSGGTIAFITGIYEELINSIKSINLTAIKLLFSFKLAEFWNAINGTFLISVFIGVGISVFSLAKGLEYLLHHYPILVWSFFFGLIVASAIYVARSIKRWKADTIIGGIAGIIIAYLITVITPAEANTSYWFIFLSGAIAICAMILPGISGSFILVLLGMYKFILSAVGDVNIAVILTFLVGAAVGIIAFSNVLSWLLKKYHNTTIAVLAGFMVGSLNKVWPWKEVTQTIIDRHGELKPIAERNILPGTYEQITGHEAWLPGAILLAIAGFALIFVVEGIGKKLKK; the protein is encoded by the coding sequence ATGAACAGATCCGCAAAAGATTACCTTACACTGGTATTAAAAGGAATGGGAATGGGTGCTGCCGATGTGGTACCTGGCGTTTCAGGAGGAACAATTGCCTTTATTACCGGTATTTACGAAGAATTGATTAACTCGATAAAGTCAATCAATTTAACCGCTATTAAACTCTTATTCAGTTTTAAACTTGCTGAGTTTTGGAACGCCATTAACGGAACATTTCTTATCAGTGTATTTATCGGCGTAGGCATCAGTGTTTTCTCACTGGCCAAAGGGTTGGAATATTTGCTACACCACTATCCTATTTTAGTGTGGTCGTTCTTTTTCGGATTGATCGTTGCATCAGCTATTTATGTGGCACGCTCCATAAAACGATGGAAAGCCGACACCATAATTGGCGGCATAGCAGGAATTATAATTGCCTACCTGATTACAGTTATCACACCTGCCGAAGCAAACACCAGCTACTGGTTTATTTTTCTGTCGGGAGCCATTGCAATTTGCGCCATGATCCTGCCAGGTATCTCAGGTAGTTTTATTTTGGTACTGCTGGGCATGTACAAATTCATCCTTTCGGCAGTTGGCGATGTGAACATCGCGGTGATCCTTACTTTCCTTGTTGGAGCTGCAGTTGGCATCATTGCTTTTTCAAATGTGCTGTCGTGGTTATTGAAAAAATACCACAACACCACCATTGCTGTGTTAGCCGGTTTTATGGTAGGATCGCTAAACAAAGTATGGCCCTGGAAAGAAGTTACACAAACAATAATCGACCGGCATGGTGAACTAAAACCCATCGCCGAACGTAATATTTTACCCGGAACATACGAGCAAATTACAGGACACGAAGCCTGGTTGCCTGGTGCAATTCTACTGGCAATTGCCGGATTTGCACTTATTTTTGTAGTTGAAGGAATTGGAAAGAAATTGAAGAAGTAA
- a CDS encoding shikimate dehydrogenase family protein, whose amino-acid sequence MKRYGLLGYPLTHSFSKRYFTERFETEKIDSTYDNFEIDSITKFPEVVKDNPEVIGFNVTIPYKEQVIPYLDELNDSAKEIGAVNTIRVTRTENGVHLKGFNTDTFGFESSLKPLLKDHHKKALILGTGGASKALKYVLRKLGIEYISASIEELKENEIRYEDIDEQVITGRLLIINATPLGTYPKVETFPNIPYEFITDKHLLFDLVYNPEVTQFMAKGQANGATVKNGYEMLLNQAKKSYEIWNSEE is encoded by the coding sequence ATGAAAAGATACGGATTATTAGGCTACCCACTCACCCACTCATTCTCGAAGCGTTATTTTACCGAACGTTTTGAAACAGAAAAGATAGATTCAACTTATGACAATTTCGAAATCGATTCGATAACTAAATTCCCGGAGGTGGTAAAAGACAACCCGGAAGTGATTGGTTTTAACGTTACCATTCCGTACAAAGAGCAGGTGATTCCCTATTTGGATGAGCTAAATGATTCGGCAAAAGAGATTGGTGCTGTTAATACCATTCGTGTTACACGAACTGAAAATGGTGTGCATTTAAAGGGATTTAATACCGATACTTTTGGTTTTGAGTCATCGCTGAAACCGCTTTTAAAAGATCATCATAAAAAAGCACTGATTCTTGGAACAGGTGGTGCTTCAAAAGCATTAAAATATGTCCTCAGAAAATTGGGAATCGAATATATTTCAGCATCGATTGAAGAGTTAAAGGAAAATGAGATCCGTTACGAAGATATTGATGAGCAAGTAATCACCGGGCGTTTGCTGATCATTAATGCCACTCCACTGGGAACCTATCCAAAAGTTGAGACTTTCCCGAATATCCCTTACGAATTTATAACTGACAAGCATTTGCTTTTTGATCTGGTTTACAATCCTGAAGTAACGCAGTTTATGGCCAAAGGACAAGCCAACGGAGCCACTGTTAAAAACGGCTACGAGATGTTGCTGAACCAGGCTAAAAAGTCTTATGAGATTTGGAACTCGGAAGAGTAA